Proteins encoded within one genomic window of Posidoniimonas corsicana:
- a CDS encoding anti-sigma factor family protein: protein MREKLVCYLLGELDEAERAELEARLANEPCLRKELEQIRAGLGLTDDADPAPQHDCPDGLADRTADCISRLSALRDGVDAPCHKSRFTFVDVCVAAGVLLAVTAMLLPALPQSRATSRRLLCEDNMREIGKAMQLYAERNAFSLGDNADPAVMRVKLDRSVDSDRPTKKPRGHFPYIRRDENAGMFAVRLVESGVMSQSELQRLLWCRASGLQEKLRNSKARLIIVAPTPEQLEQAKGEVLAQLRRWMAGSYAYRLGYVDDGVYYPILNYENSRSPILSDAPTYTPDGWVSLNHGAKGGQNVLYQDGSVGFQVHCDCPAMDSDLFVNHNGKAAAGQGESDVVLVRSDLTPGLGPQIKELTPAVFRAPRQE from the coding sequence ATGCGCGAGAAGCTTGTCTGCTATCTGTTGGGAGAGTTGGACGAAGCCGAGCGCGCCGAGCTTGAGGCCCGTCTGGCCAACGAGCCCTGCCTGCGGAAAGAGCTGGAGCAGATCCGCGCGGGCCTGGGCCTGACAGACGACGCCGACCCGGCCCCCCAGCACGACTGCCCCGACGGCTTGGCCGATCGCACGGCCGATTGCATCTCCCGCCTGTCCGCGCTGCGCGACGGCGTCGACGCCCCGTGCCACAAGTCGCGGTTCACGTTTGTCGATGTCTGCGTCGCCGCCGGCGTGCTGCTGGCGGTCACCGCCATGCTGCTGCCCGCGCTGCCGCAGAGCCGCGCGACCTCTCGCCGGCTGCTCTGCGAAGACAACATGCGCGAGATCGGCAAGGCGATGCAGCTGTACGCCGAGCGCAACGCGTTCTCCCTAGGCGACAACGCCGACCCGGCGGTCATGCGCGTCAAGCTGGATCGGTCAGTCGACAGCGACCGACCGACCAAGAAACCCCGCGGCCACTTCCCCTACATTCGCCGCGACGAGAACGCCGGCATGTTCGCCGTCCGCCTGGTCGAGAGCGGCGTGATGAGCCAATCCGAGCTGCAGCGGCTCCTGTGGTGCCGCGCCTCTGGTCTGCAGGAGAAGCTACGCAACAGCAAGGCGCGGCTGATCATTGTCGCGCCCACGCCCGAGCAGCTCGAGCAGGCCAAGGGCGAGGTGCTGGCCCAGCTCCGCCGCTGGATGGCGGGCAGCTACGCCTACCGCCTGGGCTACGTCGATGACGGCGTCTACTACCCGATCCTCAACTACGAGAACTCCCGCTCGCCGATCCTCAGCGACGCCCCCACCTACACGCCAGATGGCTGGGTGAGCCTGAACCACGGCGCCAAGGGCGGTCAGAACGTGCTCTATCAGGACGGCAGCGTCGGCTTCCAGGTCCACTGCGACTGCCCTGCCATGGATTCCGACCTGTTCGTGAACCACAACGGCAAGGCCGCGGCCGGGCAGGGCGAGTCCGACGTAGTGCTGGTCCGCAGCGACCTGACGCCGGGGCTTGGCCCCCAGATCAAGGAGCTCACCCCGGCCGTGTTCCGGGCGCCCCGCCAAGAGTAG
- a CDS encoding FxsA family protein, which produces MPLLLLIFLFVAIPVTEFAILYRLAAHGIGLPATIALVLLTGVLGATLAKQQGLQTLTRIRQEMAGGKMPGDALFDGALILVAGAVLITPGILTDAFGFSLLIPPLRAIVKRLIKAWAARNVRVATSFSGPPGGATMGEPHRGRDEIIDAEVIETRVERG; this is translated from the coding sequence GTGCCACTGCTCCTGCTCATTTTCCTGTTCGTCGCGATCCCGGTCACGGAGTTCGCGATCCTGTACCGGCTGGCCGCGCACGGCATTGGCCTTCCGGCAACCATCGCGCTGGTGCTGCTGACCGGCGTGCTGGGCGCAACCCTCGCCAAGCAGCAGGGCCTGCAAACGCTGACGCGGATCCGCCAAGAGATGGCGGGCGGCAAGATGCCGGGCGACGCGCTGTTCGACGGCGCGCTGATCCTGGTCGCCGGCGCGGTGCTGATCACGCCCGGCATCCTGACCGACGCGTTCGGCTTCAGCCTCTTGATCCCGCCGCTGCGGGCGATCGTCAAACGCCTGATCAAGGCCTGGGCCGCGCGGAACGTGCGGGTCGCGACCAGCTTCTCCGGCCCCCCCGGCGGCGCAACGATGGGCGAACCCCACCGCGGCCGCGACGAGATCATCGACGCCGAAGTCATCGAGACCCGCGTCGAACGCGGGTAG
- a CDS encoding RNA polymerase sigma factor has product MKTQSTEARTHVSTGTLEPAMAKGKTINADAKARTDEQVLAEHQRDPAGGHLAALIKRYERELYNYLRRYLGDAGMAEDAFQAAFLQVHLKADSFDSGRKFRPWLYTIATNQAIDLQRRNRRHQAVSLDKPNRAESEEVGALIDLLGSKELGPNERFDRRERMEWVRKAVAALPEQLRSAVSLVYFDGLKYREAAAELSVPVGTVKSRLHSAIGQLGKAWQDWD; this is encoded by the coding sequence ATGAAGACGCAGTCCACGGAGGCACGCACCCACGTTTCTACCGGAACATTGGAGCCCGCGATGGCTAAGGGGAAGACCATAAACGCAGACGCCAAGGCGCGCACCGACGAGCAGGTGCTGGCCGAACACCAGCGGGACCCCGCCGGCGGTCACTTGGCGGCGCTCATAAAGCGTTACGAGCGAGAGCTTTACAACTACCTGCGCCGCTACCTAGGCGACGCCGGCATGGCCGAAGACGCCTTCCAGGCGGCGTTCCTGCAGGTGCACCTGAAGGCCGACAGCTTCGACTCGGGCCGCAAGTTCCGCCCCTGGCTCTACACCATCGCCACCAACCAGGCTATCGACCTGCAGCGCCGTAACCGCCGGCACCAAGCGGTCAGCCTGGATAAGCCGAACCGCGCCGAGAGCGAAGAAGTCGGCGCCCTGATCGATCTTTTGGGCAGCAAAGAGCTCGGCCCGAACGAACGCTTTGACCGCCGCGAGCGTATGGAGTGGGTACGGAAGGCGGTCGCCGCCTTGCCGGAGCAGCTCCGATCGGCCGTTTCGCTGGTCTATTTCGACGGCCTCAAGTACCGCGAGGCCGCGGCGGAGCTGTCGGTGCCCGTGGGGACGGTAAAGAGCCGTCTGCACTCGGCCATCGGCCAGCTCGGCAAGGCGTGGCAGGACTGGGACTAG
- a CDS encoding SHOCT domain-containing protein, which yields MRARGRVRPSKPTSAIGCIVGVLFVGIGVFVAIPGAGGFGVLWTMVAIAITGYHALNLFTEHGVAQEVVEFDTPPRPDSPPAPKETPEERLTRLTALREKGLISEQEYEQQRQRILDEI from the coding sequence ATGAGAGCACGTGGTCGGGTCAGACCCAGCAAGCCGACGTCGGCCATCGGCTGCATAGTGGGCGTGTTGTTCGTTGGGATTGGGGTGTTCGTTGCCATCCCCGGCGCCGGCGGCTTCGGCGTTCTCTGGACGATGGTCGCGATAGCGATCACCGGCTACCACGCCCTGAATCTGTTCACCGAGCACGGCGTGGCCCAAGAGGTCGTCGAGTTCGACACGCCGCCTCGCCCGGATTCGCCTCCCGCCCCTAAGGAAACACCCGAAGAGCGTCTCACCCGGCTGACAGCGCTAAGGGAGAAGGGCTTGATCAGCGAGCAGGAATACGAGCAGCAGCGCCAGCGGATCCTTGATGAGATCTAG
- the dprA gene encoding DNA-processing protein DprA yields MPPPDDQRLLAEVCLSLVRGVGPRLRENLQAAFGDAEQILAQPAERLTGVEGVGATLAGRIASAREEIDAQSELDRAARHGIAIVLRDSDSYPRALREIPDPPPLLFVRGELLPTDQLAVAIVGSRHATRYGFDQAERLAAALARAGVTVVSGMARGIDTAVHRGALGAGGRTIAVLANGLLKPYPPENAELSLEIAKQGAVLSEAPLLRPPMSGAFPQRNRIISGVSLGVLVVEAADRSGSLITARHAYEQGREVFAVPGPVDSRLSKGCHKLIQDGAKLVATVDDVLEELGPLVEGVPRPGGGQLRSVAELNLNDVEQSVLQAIGAAPTQMDHVVQQSGVPVHRVLSTLSVLEVRGLVRRVSGSLVARV; encoded by the coding sequence ATGCCTCCGCCCGACGACCAGCGGCTGCTGGCCGAAGTCTGTTTGTCGCTGGTCCGCGGCGTGGGGCCGCGCCTGCGCGAGAACCTGCAGGCCGCGTTCGGCGACGCCGAGCAGATACTCGCCCAGCCTGCCGAACGCCTGACCGGCGTCGAGGGAGTCGGCGCGACGCTCGCCGGCCGCATCGCGTCGGCGCGCGAGGAGATCGACGCGCAGTCCGAGCTGGACCGCGCGGCCCGTCACGGGATCGCGATTGTGCTGCGCGACTCGGACTCCTACCCCCGCGCCCTGCGCGAGATCCCCGATCCGCCGCCGCTGCTGTTCGTGCGGGGCGAGCTGCTGCCGACCGATCAGCTGGCGGTTGCCATTGTTGGATCGCGGCACGCCACTCGCTACGGCTTCGACCAGGCAGAGCGGCTCGCAGCGGCGCTCGCCCGCGCCGGAGTCACCGTGGTTAGCGGCATGGCCCGCGGCATCGACACGGCCGTGCACCGCGGCGCCCTGGGGGCGGGCGGTCGCACGATTGCGGTGCTGGCCAACGGGCTCCTGAAGCCGTACCCGCCGGAGAACGCCGAACTGTCGCTCGAGATCGCCAAGCAGGGCGCCGTGCTCAGCGAGGCGCCGCTGCTGCGCCCTCCGATGAGCGGCGCATTCCCCCAACGCAACCGCATCATCAGCGGCGTGTCGCTCGGGGTGCTGGTGGTCGAGGCCGCCGACCGCTCCGGTTCGCTCATCACAGCGCGGCACGCCTACGAGCAGGGACGCGAGGTGTTCGCCGTTCCCGGACCGGTCGACAGCCGCCTGTCCAAGGGTTGCCACAAGCTGATCCAGGACGGCGCGAAGCTGGTCGCCACCGTCGACGACGTGCTGGAGGAACTCGGCCCGCTGGTCGAGGGCGTGCCGCGGCCGGGCGGCGGACAACTGCGGAGCGTCGCTGAGCTCAACCTTAACGACGTCGAGCAGTCAGTCCTGCAGGCCATCGGCGCCGCCCCCACCCAGATGGACCACGTCGTGCAGCAGTCGGGCGTGCCGGTCCACCGCGTGCTGTCGACGCTGAGCGTGCTGGAGGTCCGCGGCCTGGTCCGCCGCGTCAGCGGTTCGCTGGTAGCGCGGGTCTGA
- a CDS encoding response regulator transcription factor: MNELSAIPVSTDHLHIVQQLMEKCGVKPHIYETPDAWADDSNAQHKDLATRMVARAGMPTSDSDEEQCLLLAGPLSQIISQRIPEFINHVHPGLPVVAVCNSPKLPEVVGVLRLGARDVVDLASHDVDPCDAIREALEYGRETEGRRLRTMVLRQRLETVTQGERQVLDSMLEGLANKETAKKLGIGLRTVELRRAKIMTKMGAKGVAELVKLFCEARCPGVDTRAVR; encoded by the coding sequence GTGAACGAGCTAAGCGCAATCCCCGTAAGCACCGACCACCTCCACATTGTTCAGCAGCTGATGGAAAAGTGTGGCGTCAAGCCACACATCTACGAGACCCCGGACGCCTGGGCCGACGACTCCAACGCCCAGCACAAAGACCTCGCCACACGCATGGTCGCACGGGCCGGAATGCCGACAAGCGACAGTGACGAGGAGCAGTGCCTGCTGCTCGCCGGCCCGCTCTCGCAGATCATCTCGCAACGCATCCCCGAGTTCATCAACCACGTGCACCCTGGCTTGCCGGTTGTCGCGGTCTGCAACTCGCCGAAGCTGCCGGAAGTGGTCGGCGTGCTCCGACTGGGCGCGCGGGACGTGGTCGACCTCGCTTCGCACGACGTCGACCCGTGCGACGCCATCCGCGAGGCGTTGGAGTACGGCCGCGAGACCGAGGGCCGACGGCTCCGCACGATGGTCCTGCGGCAACGGCTCGAGACCGTCACCCAGGGCGAACGCCAGGTGCTCGACTCGATGCTCGAGGGGCTCGCCAACAAAGAGACCGCCAAGAAGCTCGGCATCGGACTCCGCACGGTCGAGCTCCGCCGTGCGAAGATCATGACTAAAATGGGCGCCAAGGGCGTCGCGGAACTGGTCAAGCTGTTCTGTGAGGCCCGCTGCCCGGGCGTTGATACGCGGGCCGTCCGGTAA